Proteins encoded by one window of Buteo buteo unplaced genomic scaffold, bButBut1.hap1.1 HAP1_SCAFFOLD_449, whole genome shotgun sequence:
- the LOC142028482 gene encoding feather keratin 3-like — protein MSCYDLCPPKTGVAVPQPIAESCNELCARQCPDSTAFIQPPPVVVTFPGPILSSFPQQAVVGSSGAPAFGGNLGLGGLYGAGATLGSGGLCTFGRPYASPACSPCALPRYSKKLWDTCGPC, from the coding sequence ATGTCTTGCTACGACCTGTGCCCACCGAAAACCGGCGTCGCCGTCCCCCAGCCCATCGCTGAGAGCTGCAACGAGCTGTGCGCCCGGCAGTGCCCCGACTCGACGGCCTTCATCCAGCCGCCCCCCGTCGTCGTCACCTTCcccggccccatcctcagctccttcccccagcaagCCGTGGTGGGCTCCTCCGGAGCACCCGCCTTTGGGGGCaacctggggctgggaggcctCTACGGCGCCGGCGCCACCCTGGGCTCGGGGGGCCTCTGCACCTTTGGCAGACCCTACGCTTCTCCCGCCTGCAGCCCTTGTGCCTTGCCCCGCTACAGCAAGAAGCTGTGGGACACCTGTGGGCCCTGCTAg
- the LOC142028476 gene encoding uncharacterized protein LOC142028476 has product MGVLAAGLEGQGGLSGGGRRKEPRGPDAQSQASHRLSGRACVPSVCREGKARGAESRALRGAGWAKSKRQAVRARWRLRPLQLQGSPGNRALLGHGISSSLMTPVLGSRVFQAQLSRTKMSCYDLCPPKTGVAVPQPIAESCNELCARQCPDSTAFIQPPPVVVTFPGPILSSFPQQAVVGSSGAPAFGGNLGLGGLYGAGATLGSGGLCTFGRPYASPACSPCALPRYSKKLWDTCGPC; this is encoded by the coding sequence ATGGGCGTGCTGGCAGCAGGCTTGGAGGGCCAGGGCGGGCTGAGTggcggagggaggaggaaggagccccGTGGCCCAGACGCGCAGAGCCAGGCCTCGCACAGGCTCTCGGGGAGGGCTTGCGTGCCCTCTGTGTGCAGAGAGGGCAAGGCAAGGGGTGCGGAGAGCAGGGCGCTGaggggggctggctgggcaAAGAGCAAGCGGCAGGCAGTGCGGGCAAGGTggcggctccggcccctccagctccagggcagccctgggaaCAGGGCACTGCTCGGCCACGGGATCTCCTCCTCGCTCATGACACCTGTCCTTGGCTCCCGCGTGTTTCAGGCTCAGCTCTCTCGCACAAAGATGTCTTGCTACGACCTGTGCCCACCGAAAACCGGCGTCGCCGTCCCCCAGCCCATCGCTGAGAGCTGCAACGAGCTGTGCGCCCGGCAGTGCCCCGACTCGACGGCCTTCATCCAGCCGCCCCCCGTCGTCGTCACCTTCcccggccccatcctcagctccttcccccagcaagCCGTGGTGGGCTCCTCCGGAGCACCCGCCTTTGGGGGCaacctggggctgggaggcctCTACGGCGCCGGCGCCACCCTGGGCTCGGGGGGCCTCTGCACCTTTGGCAGACCCTACGCTTCTCCCGCCTGCAGCCCTTGTGCCTTGCCCCGCTACAGCAAGAAGCTGTGGGACACCTGTGGGCCCTGCTAG
- the LOC142028481 gene encoding feather keratin 3-like, with translation MTPVLGSRVFQAQLSRTKMSCYDLCPPKTGVAVPQPIAESCNELCARQCPDSTAFIQPPPVVVTFPGPILSSFPQQAVVGSSGAPAFGGNLGLGGLYGAGATLGSGGLCTFGRPYASPACSPCALPRYSKKLWDTCGPC, from the coding sequence ATGACACCTGTCCTTGGCTCCCGCGTGTTTCAGGCTCAGCTCTCTCGCACAAAGATGTCTTGCTACGACCTGTGCCCACCGAAAACCGGCGTCGCCGTCCCCCAGCCCATCGCTGAGAGCTGCAACGAGCTGTGCGCCCGGCAGTGCCCCGACTCGACGGCCTTCATCCAGCCGCCCCCCGTCGTCGTCACCTTCcccggccccatcctcagctccttcccccagcaagCCGTGGTGGGCTCCTCCGGAGCACCCGCCTTTGGGGGCaacctggggctgggaggcctCTACGGCGCCGGCGCCACCCTGGGCTCGGGGGGCCTCTGCACCTTTGGCAGACCCTACGCTTCTCCCGCCTGCAGCCCTTGTGCCTTGCCCCGCTACAGCAAGAAGCTGTGGGACACCTGTGGGCCCTGCTAG